One genomic region from Pyxicephalus adspersus chromosome 1, UCB_Pads_2.0, whole genome shotgun sequence encodes:
- the ATP5PO gene encoding ATP synthase subunit O, mitochondrial isoform X1, with amino-acid sequence MAAAGRISLKVRSFSTSATRPVAKLVRPPIQVYGLEGRYATALYSAASKEKKLDQVEKELNRVSALIKDPKLSSVITNPHVKRALKQKTITDLVTKEKFSPITANFVNLLAENGRLSNTSDVINSFTKIMSAHRGEVLCSVTTASPLDEASLTDLKSALNAFLSKGESLKLETKTDPTILGGMLVSIGDKYIDMSTRTKILKLTKIMKDTV; translated from the exons atggcagcggcTGGCAGGATCTCCTTGAAG gtGCGTTCCTTCAGCACTAGTGCAACCAGACCAGTTGCCAAGCTGGTTagg CCCCCAATCCAGGTTTATGGTCTGGAAGGTCGCTATGCCACCGCTCTCTACTCCGCTGCTTCCAAGGAGAAGAAACTTGATCAGGTGGAGAAGGAACTGAACAGAGTGTCT gcacttATTAAAGATCCCAAGCTGTCCAGCGTCATTACAAATCCCCATGTGAAGCGTGCACTGAAACAGAAGACTATTACCGATCTCGTAACAAAGGAGAAGTTTTCTCCTATTACCGCAAACTTTGTCA ATTTGCTGGCTGAGAATGGTCGTCTGAGTAACACTTCTGATGTGATCAATTCCTTCACCAAGATCATGAGCGCCCATCGAGGAGAAGTGTTGTGCTCCGTCACTACGGCTTCA CCTCTGGATGAAGCAAGCTTGACAGACCTGAAGTCAGCTCTGAACGCCTTCCTTTCCAAGGGAGAATCTTTGAAATTGGAGACCAAG ACCGACCCTACTATCCTGGGAGGAATGCTTGTCAGCATTGGGGACAAATATATTGATATGTCTACCAGAACTAAGATCCTGAAACTGACCAAGATCATGAAAGATACCGTCTGA
- the ATP5PO gene encoding ATP synthase subunit O, mitochondrial isoform X2 — MKITGPALEVRSFSTSATRPVAKLVRPPIQVYGLEGRYATALYSAASKEKKLDQVEKELNRVSALIKDPKLSSVITNPHVKRALKQKTITDLVTKEKFSPITANFVNLLAENGRLSNTSDVINSFTKIMSAHRGEVLCSVTTASPLDEASLTDLKSALNAFLSKGESLKLETKTDPTILGGMLVSIGDKYIDMSTRTKILKLTKIMKDTV, encoded by the exons ATGAAGATCACAGGTCCTGCTTTAGAG gtGCGTTCCTTCAGCACTAGTGCAACCAGACCAGTTGCCAAGCTGGTTagg CCCCCAATCCAGGTTTATGGTCTGGAAGGTCGCTATGCCACCGCTCTCTACTCCGCTGCTTCCAAGGAGAAGAAACTTGATCAGGTGGAGAAGGAACTGAACAGAGTGTCT gcacttATTAAAGATCCCAAGCTGTCCAGCGTCATTACAAATCCCCATGTGAAGCGTGCACTGAAACAGAAGACTATTACCGATCTCGTAACAAAGGAGAAGTTTTCTCCTATTACCGCAAACTTTGTCA ATTTGCTGGCTGAGAATGGTCGTCTGAGTAACACTTCTGATGTGATCAATTCCTTCACCAAGATCATGAGCGCCCATCGAGGAGAAGTGTTGTGCTCCGTCACTACGGCTTCA CCTCTGGATGAAGCAAGCTTGACAGACCTGAAGTCAGCTCTGAACGCCTTCCTTTCCAAGGGAGAATCTTTGAAATTGGAGACCAAG ACCGACCCTACTATCCTGGGAGGAATGCTTGTCAGCATTGGGGACAAATATATTGATATGTCTACCAGAACTAAGATCCTGAAACTGACCAAGATCATGAAAGATACCGTCTGA